One Desulfomonile tiedjei genomic window, TCGAATCCATGGATCCACGTGACGCGGCGCAGGAAATCGCCGATGCCGCGAAGAAACTGTTTCCCCTTCTGGGCGAAGAAGCACTCCGCGACTTCTTGGGGAAGCTCATCGAGGACAAGGGCCGGGACAAGGTCGCGGGCCTGGTCCACTTATGACTGGCCACATGCATGGACGAAGGTGTCGATCCAACAGCAATGTGCCGGAGTTTAGTGGAAAAAATCAGTCAGTCGGAGCAACTGCGATCGGTTACAGATCCGGAGATCCTGGTCCTGTTCGAGGACTGGCTGGAAGAACTGGAAAACGAGGCGGTAACGATAATCAAGCGTCGAGGCATCGTTACGCCCAAAGACCTTTCAAGTGAGCTGGGTTTATCGGAATCCGGCTCCATGTTCCTCATCACGAAGCTCAAGAGAGACGGCAAGATTTGAACAGCGAATTGATCTGGTGAAATTGGAGGGCAAGATGGCATTTGAAGTGAACCGGAAAAGACTTTGGCTCCCCCTCCTAGCGATCACGATTACCGTAGGAGTCCTCTGGTTCACAAACGGTGCGGTGACGCCAAAGGAACCAAGCTGGGACGATGTTGTTGCCGAATCCAGAGAAGGCGGCTATCGACTCATAAATGTCGATGAACTCAGACAACGCTATGAGGCGGACCCTCAGGGCACTTTACTGGTAGATACCCGCCAAGAGTGGGAATTCGCTATGGGCCACATCAAGGGGGCAATAAACTTCCCTATGGAACCCACGGCGTGGTCAAGATGGTGGAAAAAAGGTGAACTGGCAGCGGCACTCGGCCCTGACAAGAATCGTTTCATCGTATTCTACTGAGCAGGCCTCACATGAGTCCGCAGTGACTCTGCCGCCCGGGTGGCGGTGCAACTCGGTTACAAGAACGTATATCGTGATGCAAAGGGATTTCCCGAGTGGAAGGCAGCAGGCCTTCCCACTCAAAGCGTCCCGGTCAATCAGGCCAGATCCGTCTCGGAGCCGAAAGGCGCCGGTCCGCTGTACGGTTGGGCAATGCTCTGGACTTTGTTGGGAGTGTTCGCCGGCGGGCTGGCTCTCAACCTGACCCCGTGTGTGTATCCCTTGATTCCCATCACGGTCTCATATTTCGGCGGCAGGGCCGATCAGGGTCGCGGAAAACTGGCGGTTCACGGTTTGTTGTACCTCGGCGGTCTATCCGTGACGAACTCGGTGCTGGGCGCAGTGGCGGCTCTTACGGGGAGCCTGATGGGAGCTGCGCTTCAGAGCCCCATCGTGTTGGTGGTTGTCGCCGGTGTCCTGATTTTCTTCTCCACAAGCCTCTTTGGATTTTGGGAATTACAACTTCCCCAGAGTCTTACGAGCGCAGCATCCAAGTCTTACGCAGGATACTTTGGCACGTTGTTCATGGGCTTGACCCTCGGTGTGGTGGCAGCCCCGTGTTTGGGGCCTTTCGTATTGGGTTTGCTCACCTGGGTGGCAAGTATGGGAAGCCCCTGGTTGGGCTTTCTCATCTTCTTCACACTCAGCCTGGGTTTGGGCATACCGCTCTTTTTCCTGGCCATGTTCTCAGGGAGCCTGGAAAAGCTCCCCGGCTCCGGTGAGTGGATGCTCTGGGTAAGAAAGTTGATGGGATGGGTATTGGTCGGGATGGCTGCCTATTTTGTCAGGCCTCTTTTGCCGTCCCATGTCGGTGTTCTTGTGCTGGCAGGAGTGGCTCTGGCAGCAGGGTTGCACCTGGGATGGATCGCGAGTACCCACGCCGGTTTTAAGGCGTTCGGAGTAGTGAGAAACGTTGTCGGGGTAACCGGTCTGGTTGTGGGCGTATTCCTCATCGGTTCATTGCTGAAGGTCGGGCCTGGAGTCTCGTGGCAACCGTATTCCGATGAAGTAATGGAACAAGCCCGAAAGTCTCATAAGCCGGTGATCGTGGATTTCTCCGCCGCATGGTGTACGCCGTGCCGCGAGCTTGAGGACATTACCTTTCGTGATCCGGGAGTGGTGAAACAGGCTCAGGACAACTTCGTCATGGTCAAGGTTGACCTGACAACAAACGGAAACCCCTCGTACGAAAAACTGGTGACAAAGCATGCTGTCAAAGGGGTTCCGACGGTAGTTTTCTTTGACGGTCAGGGCCGCGAGCGTAATGACCTTCGATTGAATGGCTTCATCCCTGCGGATCAGTTCCTGAGCAGAATGACCGAAGCCAGGCAATCCTCGGAGTCGGGTTCGTAGAAATCTGTGAGATAGAAGGGAAAGAATCATGTTGAAAGTACGTTTTTTTCTAAATGAACCCAATGGCAAGCCTTGAAGACACTTCAAGGAAATGGCGTCCAGGTTGGGCGCAGGATACCCCATCGAAATCGACACCACATCGAAGCCTCGCGATGAATACCAAACCGACGACTGGGCTGAAACGGACCTGCCGTGCGCTCCGGCAGTCATGGTGGGCGAAGAGGTTCTGGTAGAAGGATCGGATGTTACAGAGGAGAAGCTGGTTGCCGAGATCAGGAAGCAACTGGGAATGGCTCCGCTGGAACCGGAGAAGAAAGGGATTCTCGGGCGGCTGTTCAAGTAAACAGTGGGACGGTGCGCTGAGGAATTATGCGCCAGGGGCCATCACTCCGGAAAGCCGAACCTCACTTTCTGTCCCGCTTTAATCTGGTTCCGTTTGCAGAAGCCGGCATTCACCTCCAGGCAATAGCGGCATGGGAACATGGAAGGGTAGATCTGGCCGGAGTTGGCCGGAATCTCCTCATACACCAATTTGATTGTTCCGTCGGAGTCGATCCAGATCGCGTCGATCGGGAACTTCATACCTTGCATGTGAATGGCGTATTGTCCGGGTACTGCAAAGTCCAAGAGCATTCCAAGATCGTCCGTTATCTTGTCCCAACCGAGCAGGCCCTGCCTTCGAGTCGCGTCCGAGTCGGCCACCACCGCACGGATGGTCACGCGGTTCAATGATATGGATATTGTGTGCAATTTCGGCCCCGAAACATTCGAATTGCCTGTTCTTTGAGTATCGTCTGCCGCGGCAACTCCGAAGGAAAGAGCAAGGATAATCACCAGTAGAATGGCATGTTCCGGACGCAATAGAGAAATAGTCATTGAGGTAACCCTTTAGTTACGCGTGTGGGGACAACCCTGTCTTTCCGAGGAGTGAAACGACGAAGCAATCTCGATTTTGGTGGGACCGTCCCGCGCGGAACGCGGGATTGCCGGTCATTCAAATTGACAGGCGATCCCGCCAGCGGCGGGACTGTCCCACCAAGGGAAATTGTTTCGGGCTTCGATTTCAAAACATTGAAGATCGTCCGATCTTCCTGAGGCCATGAGCCGACCCATAGTTGACACCCCGGACACCGGGGGATATTATCGACCCG contains:
- a CDS encoding rhodanese-like domain-containing protein, with protein sequence MAFEVNRKRLWLPLLAITITVGVLWFTNGAVTPKEPSWDDVVAESREGGYRLINVDELRQRYEADPQGTLLVDTRQEWEFAMGHIKGAINFPMEPTAWSRWWKKGELAAALGPDKNRFIVFY
- a CDS encoding thioredoxin family protein; protein product: MAVQLGYKNVYRDAKGFPEWKAAGLPTQSVPVNQARSVSEPKGAGPLYGWAMLWTLLGVFAGGLALNLTPCVYPLIPITVSYFGGRADQGRGKLAVHGLLYLGGLSVTNSVLGAVAALTGSLMGAALQSPIVLVVVAGVLIFFSTSLFGFWELQLPQSLTSAASKSYAGYFGTLFMGLTLGVVAAPCLGPFVLGLLTWVASMGSPWLGFLIFFTLSLGLGIPLFFLAMFSGSLEKLPGSGEWMLWVRKLMGWVLVGMAAYFVRPLLPSHVGVLVLAGVALAAGLHLGWIASTHAGFKAFGVVRNVVGVTGLVVGVFLIGSLLKVGPGVSWQPYSDEVMEQARKSHKPVIVDFSAAWCTPCRELEDITFRDPGVVKQAQDNFVMVKVDLTTNGNPSYEKLVTKHAVKGVPTVVFFDGQGRERNDLRLNGFIPADQFLSRMTEARQSSESGS
- a CDS encoding DUF192 domain-containing protein, with the protein product MTISLLRPEHAILLVIILALSFGVAAADDTQRTGNSNVSGPKLHTISISLNRVTIRAVVADSDATRRQGLLGWDKITDDLGMLLDFAVPGQYAIHMQGMKFPIDAIWIDSDGTIKLVYEEIPANSGQIYPSMFPCRYCLEVNAGFCKRNQIKAGQKVRFGFPE